The DNA segment GATATACTACTCTGGGATTTGGAAGATGctttaaactattttcaaataatcGATGTATTGAATCATAACTCTATCATCTAACTTCTATATTAACGCTCTTCAAACACCTCATCTTAACTAATGATATCAAACTATTCGACTTCTCTGCAACTATCAACTATCAATAACAATCTCTAACTTCAACGCCTCATCACACTTTTTATcggatataaataaatgccagtatgtattctatattttatgtgtTGCCAGTAACTGAGACGGAGATACATAAAGCATCGGCATTGAGACATGCCGGATTAATCGACTCCAGTTGCCGTGATCCATTTTTATCGACAACAAACACATCAAAGTTGCGCAAATTGATGACCAAACGCTTCTGCACCTCGGTCACACACATTTTCAGTATATCGTAGGTCTCTTTCGGTTTGAGATCAGGCTTCCAGTAACGCTGAAAGATGCTGCCACAGAACATGCTTCCCAGGCCATGGCCTGCATGATTGATGGCCTGTGAGGCGCCCAATGAGTCTATGTAATGCAAAGCGGGTCCTTCGCGTACATCATAACCGGCCAGCAGCATCGACACCTGATATCTGGTATTAGTGCGTATATAATCGGCCAGATTCTTTCGCGTAAAATGCGCCGCGGAACTCGGACTCAAATGATAGCCATTGactattttatattgttgcaAATGCTTCGAAATGTAGTCGGTAAACTGCAGCGTGTCGCCGCCGTCGCCAATCGCAGCCATCATTGCAAAGTCCGACAGACGATGAATTTTCGACTGATCTgtgaataacattttaataggCATAAAGAAGAGATTTAATGCACTTACCATCTCTTATGAACATAACAGATTTGGCTTGCATCGTATCGCAAGCCAGCATCACACAATCAGCGCCCTTTACGCCCAAAATCGTCTCCATCGCCATCGTGAGGctcaattttgataaaatcCCTTCAACTATTTAAAGtgtaaacattaaattttaaatgcacaaTGTGAATAACAAGGTCACGCTAACTTGATCACGGTAAGTCTCGAAAGTATTACATATTTACTAGTTTTTAAGGAGtgcgtttatttttattacattggTTAAAAAAAGATAGGGAAAAAGAGGTGAATTTATGGCGTTACTTTTTGAGAGTCTGCGATCAAGGTAAATAACGAATTGTAGCTTAGGAAATTTCCCAGTTCGATGGGTTAAGATGATTACAGTCTCtaaagaatttcattttcactaGTTTTTGAAGCGGAACTTTGGGTAAAAAAAGGTGCaccttaaatattaataatatattcatagcTTGTTTATATATGCACTTATTGAGGTGCTTTTCTTGAGTCTGCTATCAAGGTAAAGAACGAATAGGCTCCCTTGCAGTTGCCTAGAAAAGTGGTCAACGCAATGGGAATAACATTGCCAGCCAATAGCTTAGGGAATTTCTGAGTTCGCTGTGCAAAGATGATGGCAGTCCGGCGATAAACGATGCTCTGCTCAACCCAATTGCTGTTGAAGACCGCGTAGTGTAAGCGTTCGAAAACATCTTCTACCAAAGTGCCGTAGTAACAGATgggaaatatttgcataaacaaGCCATAGATAAAGAATATGTAGTAGAAACGATCCTGTTGGGTTTCGACGTAGAATACCAGACCACACATCGCTGTGCCCAAAATGATGGCAATCACAATGAACTGCACCAGCATGGGCCCCGAAATCATGTCCATGGCCAGATCAAGAAGTCTGCAAGCgataaatcaattatttgtGATACTTACGAGTAGGATAGTTTACCTATAGAGTTGCTGTTGATCTCGTATGCAGTTGAAAAGTAACTGTTCGTTGGTTCGTTCATCACTTTGATCATCGTAGCCAATGAGGCCAATGCGATTGATGAGCAGCTCACAGTTCCTTGCGACGAGACAGAGTGTCAACGGCGGAAAGAGATCATCGACAAAGTTCTGCAGTATTTGCGTTGTGATGGACAGAAATTGATAGGTCAAAGCAATCACATAGTTGCTCAACGAACTCTTCCAATCCAGCGGAAACCATGTGGGAAAAGGCAGCGTCCTTTCAGCAATAAACAAACAGGGCAACTCCGTTGTGATGGCCACACAACAGAATGTGGCAATATACATTTTCGTGATCAAGCTCAGCTCTTTGCACATGGACTTGTGCATCACGTGTTGCGCCTCGATGTCGTGGTTCACTCGCTTTTCCAGCTCAACGAGCACTTGTTCAAATTCGTTTAGCTTCTGCATGCGTCGGGTGTACATCAGAAACTTGGCCACAGTGGCAACCGATGTGATGGATATGTTAAAGTTCATCAGATTGTCCAGTGGCAGCTCAAAGCTGAACATGGCCATCAGCAGCGTCATTGGATACACAACGGTGGCCAGCAGATTAAGCACTACAGCAAACCAGAACTGATGGCTTTCGTATGCTCTGTCATTCAAGGCGACTGCTCCCAATAGTTGCCACACCCGCCAATTGAGTGGGAAGTAGACGCTCTTGGTTGTCCTAACACTCTGGCTGGTCATGGTTCCGATGTCTGTCTGACAGTTATAATCTGAATTTTGACTTTTATACCTGGGTCAGCAGTGACAACTAATTTGCTCGACAATTATCGCCATCAAAGCCAAAGAATAATTGCGGGAAGTTcgaaaaatcattttataattgtGAAATGTTTGCCAGATGCTATCGTCGCACAATCGACTATTGATTcactataaatttaaaagccGAAACTGtgatttaaattcatttttgacTGTAAATGTGTTTGGAGTATGTCGGAAAATCGTTTGCAACGTTTACGAGTGGCTCATTGCGTAATGCAAATGCAGagtgttgatgatgatgatgatgatggtcgGTCCGTGCTTCAAAAGCACTTTTGTATGACAATAATTTTGCAGCTTTTCCGCACTTGAACACGCTTTCAGGCATCCCAACTTTGGGTTTATTCATTATCCCAACACAGTCCAACAGCGCTGCTGCATTTAACTGTCTCTCTCACCCTCTTCCTGTCTCTCTTctattgtttgcaattttaatgtgATGGAAGTGTGCGCAATTCTGAATAATTATCACATCCTATTTTTTGAAATggagaatatatatttccGCAATTAAAAGCATATTTCTCTAGTacacttaaaaataatgaCGACCCATTGTTTTTCGCCTTTCAatcattataaaattatttacgctgcaattaaagcaattgaaagaatcgcataaataaattaagcatcAAACTATAAAGACGAAATTTGTTAATACCTGTTTTCGATTGAATTGTCTCCTCGTATCCTGGCATTTGCGGACAATTATATTCCTTATGTGTAACTCACTCACTTGACACTTCTCCTGCACAAGTTGCAAAATGTCTTTAATCTTAAGCGGATCGAGTTTTCCAAATAACTTTATTTCGCCTCGCTGTTTGCCCGATATTGTGCATGTGGCCAATGTTCTTTTGTCAAAGACTGCGTCAAGAAGAGCCCGAGTTGCCAACGAATAGCACTCCCAGTCTATGTTGTCGAATTTACTCCGCTCGGCCTTTGTATTGTTTGCTCCAAATGTTACAGTATGATCAATGAATATTGGCGTCGCTTTCTGATTGTCATTTATCTCTGCTTGCTGTACAGGAATTGAGATTTCTTCTTCGTTGTTCTCTTGGAGAATTGCCTTTAACTCATCTATACGCAATTGCAATGCCAGCACAAGGTGCTCCTTATTTGTCTGTGTAGCCATGgtcaaaagtttttaaatattcagcgataataaattgaaagtttGTACATTTTAATGCAGCGTTGCATTTTACTTGTATCGATGCcattttcgatatattttactAAGTAATCGATTGCCAAACTACACTTGAATTTCTCTCCCAActggtttttttgttgggtaCACACTTTTCTTCATTAATACgttgaaataattgaaagtgTGTACATTTTAATGCAGCGTTGCATTTTACTTGTATCGATGCcattttcgatatattttactAAGTAATCGATTGCCTAACTGCACTTGAATTTCTCTCctaactgtttttttttgttgggtacACACTTTTCTTCATTAATACGTTTTGTAAACATCGATTTGCGATAAGTGCCATCAACTTGCgtaaatttacatttcaatcgatatatcgataaattcCAAATGTTTGTAGGGGCTAATTTATACATAGAAAATGTTGCTCGTTAGGAGTGTGGGAGCTAAATAGGAATTAGGAGTATGGAATATGAGCGGAGTTTGTGCCTTTTGCATTCAGATGAGGAGGAGGACAATGAAGATCATTTGAAGAGAATATCAATGTCTTTTAGCATTGACATATTGGATAgtttaaaaaagcaaaatcgaTTCCACAGTTTAAACCAGACAGCTGCCTCAGAGCGTCATTGTGAGTACGAATATCGCATGTGTTCCTTCAAAAATGTCTTACGTATTCCATGTGAATTTTAGCTCGCACTCCAGGCGGAGGCCTTTTCAGAAATAGCTTGTCTTTGACAGtgccaaacaaattttatgcCGACAGTCATCAATATTCCAAGCAATTCGATAAATcctacaaaaaaatatcaaatgaatATCGCAAAAGGAACGTCACAGCTTACGATACCTATAACTATAGGCCAACAATTGCGAACTACGAGTCAGCTTATCATCATAATGATCGCTACTCTTCAAATCCACGTTGGCAAAACGTTATAGGGACTTACGCTTATCCAAAGCCCTTCAAATTCCACCGTAGCCAAAAGAACTATTACGATCCACGATATGAGGAACAAGaaataacatataaaaaacCCCATAAACATCATTATCAGCGCAGAGAGTCGTATGATGACGACATATTTGGCAATGCAAGGCGTAAAGTTAtgtacaaaaaagaaagagcacCACAAAAGAACTATTTCGACGATAACTTAGACTATTATAATTGGGATAGTACAAGGAAGTATAGAGACAGATCACACAAATCAAAGTACCCTAAACACAATGGTTTTGGACTAACTGCATTCAGCGATACTTCACGGAATCCGCATCGACGAAAGTCCGGTAGGGATTATGAACCACACAACGATAGGAATTATGAATACGATGATTCAGACATGGAGGCAAACTACCAAAGTAATTACCTTAATAGGCCAACATTGAGGCAATACGATACCAGCTACTATAATAACGATCAGATGTATAATATGGCGGCACCTAGGAAAAGAATATCGGTGACTTTGTTGGATCAAAGCTATGAGATACCATACAATGCACTGAAACGGACGGGGAAGATTGAACGCAAGAGCATATATCCAGAGCAACACACGCTGTCAACGGAGGAAATTCCCCACAAGAGAAAATATCCCACGCCACTCACAGATCGTAGATTCGATTCCGAggaggagatggagatggaacCACAACCGGAACCGCCCAAACGCAGAGAGTCGGGCACTGATGTATGCTGGTCTAGATGCATAGACAATAGTTTGCCAAGAACCTACCAAAGATCGTCCCGCAATTTTAATACTTTCACGCGGCCCGACCATAGGCTAGAGCGTGGATCATGTCAGAAATGTCGGAAATCTCTAAAGGAAAAGATATCTGGTTTCTTCAAAAGATCCAAAAGCAAATCTCGTCGTGGATGTAATTCTAAGCGGAGGGGTAGTCAATACTGTTTGGATAATTCCAAATCTCTCAGCAGCTTCTCCTGCATTGTTGTCCAAAGGAAAACACCGCACTGCAGATCAACAACAAAGAGAACGACTAAATGTATACCCTATCCAACGGTTTACAGAGACAAAAGTTACGCTCAAATGGCAGTTGACGGGGAAAGCGATATTGTGTCACAACCATCTACTTGTCCGAAGGTAAATTCCAAACAGTTTGAAACTGGAACTTCTAAAAGCTACCGTGAATCTTCTAGACAATGCGAAGCATCGCAAGTGAATGTTGAATGCCAGAATGCCAGAACACATGGCCCCAAAAGGGATGTCGCAACGAGGACATGCTGCAGGCCGGCTTCCATGGATGACCTTGCTGCCTCTAGGACAGCCCGCCGTAGTTCTTGCAGTACCACAAGAAAGGACTCCGAACGAAAGACCAGTTGTGGAGCCAGTCAAATTAAGTACGACGAGAAGGCAGACTCTTGCTCCGCAACTTCAATCGATAAAAAGCCTCAGCGTAGGAAGTCCGCTTGCACTTGTTTCCTAGATAATGATAATACAGATTGTCTAAGGGACAATTGCTCGCGATCTTCCTATTCCATGGATGGCTCAGTTAGACCATCAGCCTCTCCGCCAAAGAAGAAGAGTTACGTTGCTTTGTCTCCCAATCGCAACGCAAGCTGCAAACAAATCCCTGGGAATGGCGAGACTGAAACACAAATGGAGTTCGGCAAGAGGCGCTCTGTAAGCCAAATGAAGCAGAGCACTATTAATGTTTGTCTGAAGATCAGTACAGCTGATGGGAACTTAGTGGAACCACCTCAGGTTATAGCCACAGTTGAGCCCAATCAAGACCAATTAGATTACAATAGGAGCAGCACTACGTTAGAATCAAGGCTCAAACCGAATGCCAGTGAAAATAACTTTGCAAATGTACGATCTTCTCGTCGTCATAGTGTGCAACCCAAGCCTATAATATCAACAGCTAAGAAAAGTATTTCGCAGTACAATGTGAAAGAAAAAGCATCTTGCCTGGACACCCGCAGAGATGAGCGTGAGATACGTAGATCAATTTCCAAGGTGGAATTTGCCAACACCTCGCCGTCCAATCCCAAAGCGGAATTCCCCATTCCCAGAACGGAAGCTGCAGAGATCTCTTATCCCACAGAAAGCCCGAGGATGAGCGACACTTTACGACCATCTTCTTTAATGGAGGAACTGAAGCAGGAACTGATGGACACCTTAAAAAACGAACAGAAGTTGCTATGCCAATGCCCACCTCAGTCGGCACCAATCTCACTATATCCATGTATTCCACCAAATAGCACTTGCCCTTGCCCCGCATTCCCAGTCGCAACAATTCCATGTTGGACACCGCTCTAAGCGCAACCAAATTGACAGTTTACCCAACAAGATGTTTAGGTaccgaaaataaataaatcaaattgtaaattcgaaatatttaACTGAATAAGAGATGTgcgaaaatttaaatttgtttacttatCGAATCATAAATATCGATACAATAGAGCTGCATTTCTGCGATTATCGGTAGCATCGTCGAAGCCACGCTACAAATGTATCGAGCTTACAAAGTATATAAGATGTGCAGCAACATGCAAATGATGCAGAAATATCACATAGTCGAGAAAATTGGCAGCGGCTCCTTTGGGGACATCTTTAAGGCCGTGCGCAAGGATAATGGACAGCagtttgctttaaaattcGAATCAAAGGATGTCGGATATCAGCAACTGCATTTGGAGTATCAAGTTTATAGGTTCTTGTCGCCTGGCCTTGGAATAGCTCGTGTCTACGAATTCGGGTGGGCAGCCAACGGTAAAGTTATGGTCATGGAGCTGCTTGGTCCGTCGCTGGAAGATTTGTTCGGGTACTGTTCGTGCCGCTTCTCGCTGAAGACTGTGCTGATGCTGGCCATGCAGATGATCGATCGCCTGGAGTATGTGCACATGAAGGGTTATGTACATCGCGACATCAAGCCGGAGAACTTTGCGATGAGCGCTCAGACGGACAAAAATCTGGTTTACCTCATTGACTTTGGACTGGCCAACCGATACATGGATGCGGCAAAGAGGGAGCATATACCATTCGGGTGGAAGGATCAGATCACGGGCACGTTGCGCTACGCTTCGCTGAATGCTCAGCAGGGATTTGAGGTGTCGCGTCGTGATGACATGATATCCCTGGGCTATGTCTGGATGTATTTTCTGCGAGGTAGTTTGCCCTGGCAAGGTATGATTGGTCCCAGGAGACAGCGTCTGGAGCGGATCCTCGAGTTGAAGCGATCGCTGAAAATGGATGAATTCTGCAAAGGATTTCCTGACGTATTTGCCAACTATTTGATCAATTGCCAGTCGTTGGCCTACGATGAGGAGCCCAACTATTTGAGCATCCGATGCAGCTTCAGCGATTTGTTCACTAGCCTCAAATATATCAACGATGGCGTCTTCGACTGGTCCAAGGACAAGAAGAGCAGCGAGGAGGACGACAAGGAGAACCAGAAAGCACAGAATAATGTCAATTGAATGCACATTTTGTAAAGCATCTTGCTAAAGAATAGAGTTATCGAAGAGTGCTCCCAAAAGTAAAGAATAAAGTGATTAACAAAGAGCGATGAACGTCTAAAAAGCTCAACAGTTTCGAATGTAAAGATGAAATCTTATTGGGTTAATGATAAGGGCGACAGCTGCTAAATGCAGATAAATAAACATGTTGTGAGGACGACAAGGATAATCAGAATGAACCTAATGCCATTTAAACGCACATCTTGCTGAAGAATAAAGTCAGAGTACTCTTAAAAATCAAGAGATTAAGAGAGATCAACGTCTGAGAAGCTCGAAATGCAAAGATGGAAACTCTTTGGTGCTAAataatgcatataaatatacaaattgcatATATAGTTGTCAGCTGTTGGTCAGGGTATTTGATTTCCGGCAATCGGTAGTTAGGTAAAAGCCAGGCCAACAGATATTTGCAGTTTCCTCTGGATGCCATTCATTTTACAGTGTGTCCAAGGCTGTCAGAGCTGCCAATTTGGAATACACAATTGCAAGTTTTCTAAAATGAGTCCAATTAACACAACTCAGATTTGTGCAACGTTTGCATTTTCTCTgtgtgtcgtcgtcgtcgttcttGTCGATGGGGCATGTTGATGTGAACGTttgtgtatgcgagtgtgtgtatgtgtgtgtgcgtgcgggTGTCCTGGACCCGAGCAGCTGCCAGAAATGTCCGTTAGGGCCAAGTGGCAGCTGCAGAggagctgcagttgcaacgtTGCAGCATTCGTAGCATTCGAACTAAATGAAAACGTTGTAAATGGCAGCATCCAATTTACGTTTGCAATTAAACTGACACCGAACAGACACTTTTGATTTAGCTTGCACATTTCTGACTTTCGTTACCGACCCCCTCTCCTCTCCCCTCGAGGGAACATGACATGACGTATAACGCTCCGGATTAAGCCCTGTCCCACAGAAAACGTCAATTGCTCTTCGAAGATTTATTAATACTAGTATGTGTGCAACACTTTTGAGTTCTCATCCAGCAGTTGGTGGCATCCATTCACTCTACAGGCTGGAGCTGTTGTCTCTAGCACAATCACCATGCGACGGCatcgaaatatatttgtatagtcCGCCATTGtgatttgtaataattttcatttaatttcgtttgccagtctacaaaaacaaaacacgtcTCTGTTTGCTGGCGAAGCAAAGGCCAACTTGTCGACAACAAGTgtgcaaaaaggaaaagtgtgtgtgaaaattgcaGGAAAAACAATTGCAGGCAAGCGTTGCAGCTAAAATTGTTATACCCTGTAGCAGTCAACTGCGGCAAGTGGGTAGTAGAAACAGACCAAACAATTTCAACACTGTATTTTacctttacttttattttactttaatgttttgcatttcacaAAAAGAAAggtaaaagaaattataatttcatagGATATTTACTAGTCGctcattgttttgttgttgttattgttgttgttgctgcttcgttGCTCTGCACATAATTACATgagagaaaaagaagaaaattagTGTCGAGATTTGCGCTTTTGAGCGCTTCTCACCAGGTGAAAACTTTTAATGAGCAATTTTCTTACAAATTTTCCAAGTGTTGccgcatttaattttttaattaaaatttccgTGGCAAAGGGAGTGCAAAGTGGCAGCTGCGGAGTGGAGAATGACGGCCCGTCAAGCAAGAACCcttccaattaaaaaaatttcttCAACTGACCACTGAAGCTGATGCctagaaatttatttagcaaGGGTTTCGAACCTCAAACTGACCACCAAATGCCACGACAAGAACAAGAGAAACAGAGAAAGGGAGGTCTTCAGAAGAGGTGTGGTGAGTTTGTCCATCACTTTCAGCATCAATCAGAGTGAGGTCTGAAGAGGTGCTTTCGTCTGGGGGTGTTTGTATTTATCGGTCAGACTGTCGGCCCTTCCCCATGTTAATGGCCAATTGACACGCTACTTGGCTTTGACGGGCGCCCACTTTGGCTAAAGAAATGTTGCTctttatgtttcttttttttcacaCTCTACCACGAttaacatgtgtgtgtgagtgtgtgtgtgaggggtTTCACTTGCCACCCCTATCGCTTTGGGCCTGTAATGAGGTGCTAACTGAGCGTGCTGATTGCTGCCATTTTTGATAAGGTGTCCGCATTAATATTTCCCTTGCGTTTATTCACACCGTTTTCAACGAACCCCCTTAAAAGGTGTGTGCATACAGATAAGGCATAAATCATTGGGTTGCAGGTTTTTGGGATTGGCGCATTGATTGCGAGTGTCGATTCTTGTTAAACCCCCTACGCATATCTACTTATTAGGGGTCTTACtagctttgactgacaatgtggaatattttgaatgttgtaatGCATCAATATAGCTAAAATAgctattggtatattttcagtatttttgtggtatattaatttggtatattttataaacgggtattcggtatattttacagtctggtatattttgaatgaagtactgtaaaaatatatgtaaaatagcctctggcatatttttagtattttgtggtatattaatttggtatattttataaacaggtatttggtatattttacagtctggtatattttgaataaagtacTGTAAAAATATGTGCACAATAGCCTCTggcatatttttttggtatactaacttgttatattttaaaattaataccgcacatttgtgcatttatttaaattgggtagcgggtatctcccagtcgagctcactcgactgaagttttcttacttgttagtgTCGAGAGCAATATTGTTCGAGCTAGTTGAGTCGAGTTCACCGCCATGGTCAGTTTGAAGGACCTTTTTGCAATTTCTAGCAAATTATCATAAGTATTTtctatgcattttatttgcattccaCTCGCTTGGCATTTGATTTGAGCTTTTGCCAAGCAGATTGACATCAAAATGCATTGCAGAGtctgcaaattgaattgcctGTTGTCAATAAAACATTGCATTTCCCTAGCGAATGGCTGCGCAACCTGCAGCTGCCCTGCTTCTATGCGCAAAAAGTAATATAGTATAAAGTATTGTagtagtatatgtatatgtgtgtatgtgtcacAGCTCATAAAGCATTGGGGACTGCCAATACGAGAGAATTGTATGAGAAATGTGCACAAATTgcacttataaataaatcaaataaaaatatcttgtTATTATGGCAGAAGGACACACTCTTCGCTGTTTACTGTTTGCTATTTCCTCTCTGGCTTATTGCGGCGAATTTTGTAGCGACGCAATATTGCGTCCCAAATTGagttacatttaaatattttgccaaggcagctgcagcagcgagTCCACTCCTATGtggagctcagctcagcttagTTATGCATGTGTGCACACTGCtcgaatgcattttttttggttggcaATTTTCATCTTTCAGTTGTTAGAAATCGATTGCTGATTTCAAATTGCGATATCTGGAGCTATAGTGTTGGATAGCAAACGTTTAATTCGTATAATTTCGATTTCCTTTTCGTGCTTGCGAATGGCCAACTGGGCGtataattgatttcatttccgCGCCTGCCACGACAACTCAAGCAATAAATTCAGCAGCTACACAAAAGCTACCTCTGAAACTGATACGATAAGatcacaaataaatttgcataaaactgCATTTAGATTAGCCACAAAACAAGTCGGCGAATAACCGAAACCCCAAACCGAAACTCAAATAGAAAGTCAGACACAAATCCGAAAGGCAAAGTCGAGTGGGGCAAAAGTTTGCACGGTTGGGAAAGTGCAGAAAAGCGCTGCGAAAATAACTCGCAGAAAATTGTTAGCAGTGCCCAGTGATTAATTATCTACATGAAAGCGTGCTATTTACAGCTTTAGCTTCCACCACTCGCGGCAATCAACAAactctgcatgtgtgtgtgtgtgtgtgtgtggtgtggtgtACTTTGTGTTTATGGAGTGTTTAGTTCTGTGCCAGCGCGATTTGCACTCTTGATAAAAGCGAACAGAGTTACGTGAAATACGAATTGCTGATTTCCATAGGGCACTTTatctaaattaaaatcaagcGAGTCTCCCCTGTTTGGCGCTCtgttataccctgtaaataaaAGTCTAGTTGAGCTGATCGAAGTCTGACCACAGCTTATAATACCTTTGACCCAAAATGACTTTTGTCGAGTTCCACACAACTGACGATggtaatgatgatgatgatgatcatgtTGTCACTGCTGAGGCAAAGAAGTGACGTTAAGTATACGCCGCGGTGCCACACAAAAGTTAGTGGCCAAGAACAACACAATGCCAAATGCTGTTCTTCTCCCGTCTGTCGCTTTAGTTGTCTCCAGGTAAATTGTGTGTACGAGTATTTCAATTTAGCCAGCGAATAAATTGCCAGCAATAAAGTAGGGAAAAAAGTGTAATTTGTTTGGCTCGTTTGTTCTTTGTGTCATATCTGCCGGAATGTATCTACTACTCTCTCCCCTTCTCTGTCGCTCTTCAATTTGAGTCTGCGGTGTCTGCGACTGAGCGATGagtttcttattttaattttgattatgtGGCAGCCGACTGTCGGAAATGAACGCATTCTCAGCGGATTTCTATCTGCAAGTTACATTTACAAATTGCCCAACGCATTAACCCCCTCTCCCTAGAATTGATGTGGCACAAAATTGAGTAGTAtgccacatacacacacacacacacaccctcacaGTTGCCACTCATTCGAAACGCATTTCTTGGCAGTTTTTCGCCTTCGTCTTCTGCCCTTgccacacataaataaatggcCACTTAGCTCTCATACAATGCAACGTGATGCCGTTAAGTCGATGCTTTTAGCATTTGATTGACACGTGaatgccacagcaacaacaacgacaacatcaacaacaccaAATTGCTGGCCACTTAGCAACGCATAAACAGCTAGAAACATCACTCGATTGGAGCGAAAAGCATCTTGATTTGGCAGTTTGGGCAAAGAGCTCATCATATTTGCGCATAGTTGAGAAAATAATCCAAAAATGCTAAACAAATATCGACTTGGCCAAAGGAGAGGTCTTCTTATGGTTTTGAGAGGTCTTCTTATGGTCATAGTCTTGTTTGTGTTGATTCGTGCAGCATATGAGCATGGAAAATGTCAAATGCTATTGGCGCAAGAAGCTGCTAAAATGCAAGGCGCAGTCAGATAATGAACTGATTCACATTGGCGGTCGCATGGATGAAAT comes from the Drosophila sulfurigaster albostrigata strain 15112-1811.04 chromosome 2L, ASM2355843v2, whole genome shotgun sequence genome and includes:
- the LOC133850893 gene encoding uncharacterized protein LOC133850893 isoform X2, whose translation is MEYERSLCLLHSDEEEDNEDHLKRISMSFSIDILDSLKKQNRFHSLNQTAASERHSRTPGGGLFRNSLSLTVPNKFYADSHQYSKQFDKSYKKISNEYRKRNVTAYDTYNYRPTIANYESAYHHNDRYSSNPRWQNVIGTYAYPKPFKFHRSQKNYYDPRYEEQEITYKKPHKHHYQRRESYDDDIFGNARRKVMYKKERAPQKNYFDDNLDYYNWDSTRKYRDRSHKSKYPKHNGFGLTAFSDTSRNPHRRKSGRDYEPHNDRNYEYDDSDMEANYQSNYLNRPTLRQYDTSYYNNDQMYNMAAPRKRISVTLLDQSYEIPYNALKRTGKIERKSIYPEQHTLSTEEIPHKRKYPTPLTDRRFDSEEEMEMEPQPEPPKRRESGTDVCWSRCIDNSLPRTYQRSSRNFNTFTRPDHRLERGSCQKCRKSLKEKISGFFKRSKSKSRRGCNSKRRGSQYCLDNSKSLSSFSCIVVQRKTPHCRSTTKRTTKCIPYPTVYRDKSYAQMAVDGESDIVSQPSTCPKTMRSIASEC
- the LOC133850896 gene encoding probable proteasome subunit beta type-2 isoform X2, which gives rise to MAMETILGVKGADCVMLACDTMQAKSVMFIRDDQSKIHRLSDFAMMAAIGDGGDTLQFTDYISKHLQQYKIVNGYHLSPSSAAHFTRKNLADYIRTNTRYQVSMLLAGYDVREGPALHYIDSLGASQAINHAGHGLGSMFCGSIFQRYWKPDLKPKETYDILKMCVTEVQKRLVINLRNFDVFVVDKNGSRQLESINPACLNADALCISVSVTGNT
- the LOC133850896 gene encoding odorant receptor 23a-like isoform X1 produces the protein MTSQSVRTTKSVYFPLNWRVWQLLGAVALNDRAYESHQFWFAVVLNLLATVVYPMTLLMAMFSFELPLDNLMNFNISITSVATVAKFLMYTRRMQKLNEFEQVLVELEKRVNHDIEAQHVMHKSMCKELSLITKMYIATFCCVAITTELPCLFIAERTLPFPTWFPLDWKSSLSNYVIALTYQFLSITTQILQNFVDDLFPPLTLCLVARNCELLINRIGLIGYDDQSDERTNEQLLFNCIRDQQQLYRLLDLAMDMISGPMLVQFIVIAIILGTAMCGLVFYVETQQDRFYYIFFIYGLFMQIFPICYYGTLVEDVFERLHYAVFNSNWVEQSIVYRRTAIIFAQRTQKFPKLLAGNVIPIALTTFLGNCKGAYSFFTLIADSRKAPQ
- the LOC133850893 gene encoding uncharacterized protein LOC133850893 isoform X1, whose amino-acid sequence is MEYERSLCLLHSDEEEDNEDHLKRISMSFSIDILDSLKKQNRFHSLNQTAASERHSRTPGGGLFRNSLSLTVPNKFYADSHQYSKQFDKSYKKISNEYRKRNVTAYDTYNYRPTIANYESAYHHNDRYSSNPRWQNVIGTYAYPKPFKFHRSQKNYYDPRYEEQEITYKKPHKHHYQRRESYDDDIFGNARRKVMYKKERAPQKNYFDDNLDYYNWDSTRKYRDRSHKSKYPKHNGFGLTAFSDTSRNPHRRKSGRDYEPHNDRNYEYDDSDMEANYQSNYLNRPTLRQYDTSYYNNDQMYNMAAPRKRISVTLLDQSYEIPYNALKRTGKIERKSIYPEQHTLSTEEIPHKRKYPTPLTDRRFDSEEEMEMEPQPEPPKRRESGTDVCWSRCIDNSLPRTYQRSSRNFNTFTRPDHRLERGSCQKCRKSLKEKISGFFKRSKSKSRRGCNSKRRGSQYCLDNSKSLSSFSCIVVQRKTPHCRSTTKRTTKCIPYPTVYRDKSYAQMAVDGESDIVSQPSTCPKVNSKQFETGTSKSYRESSRQCEASQVNVECQNARTHGPKRDVATRTCCRPASMDDLAASRTARRSSCSTTRKDSERKTSCGASQIKYDEKADSCSATSIDKKPQRRKSACTCFLDNDNTDCLRDNCSRSSYSMDGSVRPSASPPKKKSYVALSPNRNASCKQIPGNGETETQMEFGKRRSVSQMKQSTINVCLKISTADGNLVEPPQVIATVEPNQDQLDYNRSSTTLESRLKPNASENNFANVRSSRRHSVQPKPIISTAKKSISQYNVKEKASCLDTRRDEREIRRSISKVEFANTSPSNPKAEFPIPRTEAAEISYPTESPRMSDTLRPSSLMEELKQELMDTLKNEQKLLCQCPPQSAPISLYPCIPPNSTCPCPAFPVATIPCWTPL